The following are encoded together in the Thermothelomyces thermophilus ATCC 42464 chromosome 3, complete sequence genome:
- the cat1 gene encoding catalase (Orthologue of the extracellular catalase (catR) from Aspergillus niger (Fowler et al. 1993. Mol. Microbiol. 9:989-998). 1993. Mol. Microbiol. 9:989-998)) has translation MQSKITALLAWGGLLGLSQAACPFADPAALQRRDDAPPADILEKYKVDDSKGYMSSDVGGPIGDQASLRAGGRGPTLLEDFIFRQKIQHFDHERVPERAVHARGAGAHGTFTSYADWSNLTAASFLSSAGKKTPVFVRFSTVAGSRGSADTARDVHGFATRFYTDEGNFDIVGNNIPVFFIQDAIQFPDLIHAVKPRPDNEIPQAATAHDSAWDFFSSQPSTLHTLFWAMAGNGIPRSYRHMDGFGIHTFRLVKEDGSSKLVKWHWKTRQGKASLVWEEAQAVAGKNADFHRQDLWDAIESGNGPEWELGVQVVDEDKALAFGFDLLDPTKIIPEELVPITPLGLMKLDRNPTNYFAETEQIMFQPGHVVRGIDFSEDPLLQGRLFSYLDTQLNRNGGPNFEQLPINMPRAPIHNNNRDGAGQTFIHTNIYPYSPNTLNKGYPLQANQTSGRGFFTAPGRRVTGELLRELSPTFNDHWSQPRLFYNSLKPVEQQFLINAIRFETSHIRSTTVKQNVLAQLNRVSHDVAVRVAAALGLEAPAPDDTYYHDNKTAGLSIFGEPLPTIKTLRVGVLASVQKNSSALAQAGRLKAALEKDGLVVTVVGESLAEGVDQTYSAADATAFDAVIVAEGAERLFAAAAASSPLFPAGRPGQILLDAYRWGKPVGVIGKAEGAYKSAGVPVGGKGVYTAAGVDAIVKDLEEGLKTFRFTDRFPLDN, from the exons ATGCAGAGCAAGATCACCGCCCTTCTCGCCTGGGGCGGTCTGTTGGGCCTGTCTCAGGCCGCATGCCCCTTTGCCGACCCGGCCGCACTCCAGAGGAGAGATGATGCTCCGCCGGCTGACATTCTCGAAAAGTACAAGGTGGATGACAGCAAAGGCTACATGTCATCTGATGTCGGCGGTCCCATCGGGGATCAGGCCAGCCTCAGAGCCGGCGGCAGAGGTCCAACCCTGCTCGAGGACTTCATTTTCCGCCAGAAGATCCAGCATTTCGATCATGAGCGG GTTCCCGAACGAGCTGTCCACGCGCGCGGTGCCGGAGCTCATGGAACTTTCACTAGCTATGCCGACTGGAGCAACCTCACGGCGGCGTCGTTCCTGAGCTCGGCCGGCAAGAAGACGCCGGTCTTCGTCCGCTTCTCTACCGTCGCCGGATCCAGGGGCAGCGCCGATACCGCGCGAGACGTCCACGGCTTCGCGACTCGATT TTACACCGATGAAGGCAACTTTG ACATTGTCGGAAACAACATTCCCGTCTTCTTCATCCAGGATGCTATCCAGTTCCCTGACCTCATCCACGCCGTTAAGCCGCGGCCAGACAACGAGATCCCTCAAGCGGCCACCGCCCACGACTCGGCATGGGACTTCTTCAGCTCGCAGCCCAGCACGTTGCACACGCTGTTCTGGGCCATGGCTGGCAACGGCATCCCCCGCAGCTACCGTCACATG GATGGCTTCGGCATCCACACGTTCCGCCTCGTGAAGGAAGATGGCTCGTCCAAGCTCGTCAAGTGGCACTGGAAGACTCGTCAGGGGAAGGCCAGCCTTGTCTGGGAGGAGGCTCAGGCGGTGGCCGGAAAGAACGCCGACTTCCACCGTCAGGATCTCTGGGACGCGATCGAGTCCGGCAACGGCCCCGAGTGGGAGCTCGGCGTCCAGGTGGTGGACGAGGACAAGGCGCTGGCTTTCGGCTTTGACCTGCTGGACCCGACCAAGATCATCCCCGAGGAGCTCGTTCCCATCACGCCGCTGGGCCTCATGAAGCTGGATCGCAACCCGACCAACTACTTTGCCGAGACGGAGCAGATCATGTTCCAGCCCGGCCACGTTGTGCGCGGCATCGACTTCTCCGAGGATCCTCTGCTGCAGGGCCGCCTCTTCTCCTACCTCGACACCCAGCTGAACCGCAACGGCGGCCCCAACTTTGAGCAGCTGCCCATCAACATGCCGCGTGCCCCCATccacaacaacaaccgcGACGGCGCTGGGCAGACCTTTATTCACACCAACATCTATCCCT ACTCTCCCAACACGCTGAACAAGGGCTACCCCCTGCAAGCCAACCAGACCAGCGGCCGCGGGTTCTTCACGGCGCCGGGCCGGCGTGTCACGGGCGAGCTCCTCCGGGAGCTCTCGCCCACGTTCAACGACCACTGGTCGCAGCCGCGCCTCTTCTACAACTCGCTCAAGCCGGTGGAGCAGCAGTTCCTGATCAACGCGATCCGGTTCGAGACGAGCCACATCCGGTCGACGACGGTCAAGCAGAACGTGCTGGCGCAGCTCAACCGGGTCAGCCACGACGTGGCGGTgcgggtggcggcggcgctggggctggaggcgccggcgccggacgACACGTACTACCACGACAACAAGACGGCGGGCCTGTCCATCTTCGGCGAGCCGTTGCCGACCATCAAGACGCTGCGGGTGGGCGTGCTGGCGAGCGTGCAGAAGAACAGCAGCGCGCTGGCGCAGGCCGGCCGGCTCAAGGCGGCGCTCGAGAAGGACGGGCTCGTGGTGACGGTCGTGGGCGAGTCGCTGGCCGAGGGCGTCGACCAGACCTACTCGGCCGCCGACGCGACCGCGTTCGACGCGGTCATCGTGGCCGAGGGCGCCGAGCGTCtgttcgccgccgccgcggcctcgTCCCCGCTCTTCCCGGCCGGGCGCCCCGGCCAGATCCTGCTCGACGCCTACCGCTGGGGCAAGCCCGTCGGTGTGATCGGCAAGGCCGAGGGCGCCTACAAGAGCGCGGGCGTGCCGGTCGGCGGCAAGGGCGTGTACACCGCCGCCGGGGTGGACGCGATCGTCAAGGATCTCGAGGAGGGTCTGAAGACATTTAGG TTTACGGACCGGTTCCCGCTTGACAACTAA